The following proteins come from a genomic window of Leptospira bandrabouensis:
- a CDS encoding phosphatase PAP2 family protein, translating into MKELLLAQNSLWFSPVPLDSLHNWDPTLGGIFVVISTICHFLGGSSFFLGLISFVYIYYRPKLAFELSLGLLTSAVMVSLLKFYFESPRPFPYPEAFDEKAFGLPSGHVYSAVVVWGLLAYRIPKLWFRVLSVLIILFMPFSRMYLKVHYLGDVSLGFGLGVVHLLILLFFLDRFYKKDSIPTFLQTEKYRTLSLLGIVVTLSPISLDSPFLSVEHHHSLSGVLMASGALAGFWMGVLFYPRFSKPEFLDWSLPKCSFSLGSKEFNIFWNTVLVRLLVLAIVISLLYVIPGIIIKKSIWKDDLFLRYIRYLVVGFALVAIVPLVLQRIKKGKFLQN; encoded by the coding sequence ATGAAAGAACTCCTCTTAGCACAGAACTCCCTTTGGTTCTCGCCCGTCCCTCTCGATTCCTTACACAATTGGGATCCAACTCTTGGTGGAATCTTCGTCGTGATTTCGACTATCTGCCATTTCCTGGGAGGAAGTAGCTTTTTTTTGGGCCTCATTTCCTTTGTTTATATTTACTACCGGCCAAAACTAGCCTTCGAACTTTCTCTCGGGTTACTTACTTCTGCTGTGATGGTTTCTCTATTAAAATTCTATTTTGAAAGCCCAAGACCTTTTCCTTATCCTGAAGCCTTTGATGAAAAAGCATTTGGTTTACCATCAGGCCATGTATATTCAGCAGTTGTCGTTTGGGGATTGTTAGCCTATCGAATTCCCAAACTTTGGTTTCGAGTTCTTTCTGTCCTCATTATCCTTTTTATGCCTTTTTCCAGAATGTATCTTAAAGTTCATTATTTGGGAGACGTTAGCTTGGGATTTGGATTGGGTGTGGTTCATTTACTGATTCTTTTATTTTTTCTCGATCGATTTTATAAAAAAGATTCGATTCCGACCTTCTTACAAACTGAAAAATACAGAACCTTAAGTTTACTAGGTATTGTTGTTACTTTATCTCCCATCTCATTGGATTCACCTTTTTTATCCGTCGAACATCACCATAGTTTGTCGGGAGTCCTTATGGCAAGTGGAGCTCTTGCCGGTTTTTGGATGGGAGTTCTATTTTATCCCAGGTTTAGCAAACCAGAATTTTTAGATTGGTCCCTTCCTAAATGTAGTTTTTCTCTGGGATCTAAAGAATTTAATATTTTTTGGAATACGGTTCTTGTTCGGTTGTTAGTTTTAGCGATAGTGATCTCGTTACTCTATGTAATACCTGGTATCATTATCAAAAAATCCATTTGGAAAGATGATTTGTTCTTAAGATACATTCGTTACTTGGTTGTAGGATTTGCACTAGTTGCAATTGTTCCTTTAGTTCTGCAAAGGATAAAAAAAGGAAAGTTTTTGCAAAACTAA
- a CDS encoding S1C family serine protease, translating to MNKLFKLSVFFFLLHHSLFAQADPEPAVDSIFHSVVLIRNEGFNTENKTQPWMKKNLSTGFGSGLVLPNQTILTNAHVVRDAKRILVKSSFTKKEYLADVKYIGYDCDLALLQVNDPDFSEQTTTLSFLEGIPNLGSDVLLLGFPNGNDSLSVEKGSILRFEKNRYTYSGLDYRNVLKINANIQPGNSGGPAVQNGKVVGLVFQISTLEPGIAYLISNDIIRHFLEDIADGKYDGFPNIGFTFQNGNPKSLKQAMKVPPNQTGIFVNRIYPSSTFSKVLKEKDFVIALDNLTITNDGEISQSNKKEFIIDWIENKQMNSKVAVSFYRAGKKYDAEVNLQKNYALDLYRDSTEDYFLQAGFVFQPITRSFFHSEDGDLDSSLKYHYSYFIQDLLYRYTVRDIVLSYTFNDPETSKYKKYKYKVVESINGRVPKDLNEFKTIWKNEKKGFIVLRFRGMDLPIVLRPESVYQMNQRVKKRYGASYEEF from the coding sequence ATGAATAAATTATTTAAACTCTCTGTTTTCTTTTTTCTTTTGCACCACTCGTTGTTTGCTCAAGCAGACCCAGAGCCGGCTGTAGATTCTATTTTCCATTCTGTAGTTCTCATTCGCAACGAAGGTTTTAATACAGAAAATAAAACCCAACCGTGGATGAAAAAAAATCTATCTACTGGATTTGGATCGGGGCTTGTATTACCAAATCAAACCATTTTGACAAATGCCCATGTGGTTCGTGATGCCAAAAGAATTCTTGTGAAAAGTAGTTTTACTAAAAAAGAATATTTAGCTGATGTTAAATACATTGGTTACGATTGTGATTTGGCTTTATTACAAGTAAATGATCCTGATTTTTCGGAACAAACTACAACTCTTTCCTTTTTAGAAGGGATTCCCAATTTAGGATCAGATGTATTATTATTAGGTTTTCCCAATGGGAATGATAGTTTATCGGTAGAAAAAGGATCCATCCTTCGTTTTGAAAAAAATAGATACACCTACTCAGGGTTAGACTATCGAAACGTATTAAAAATCAATGCCAATATCCAACCCGGAAACTCTGGTGGGCCGGCTGTTCAAAATGGCAAAGTAGTTGGACTTGTATTTCAAATTAGTACTTTGGAACCAGGAATTGCTTATTTGATTTCGAACGATATCATTCGCCATTTTTTAGAAGATATTGCAGATGGGAAGTATGATGGATTTCCAAATATAGGATTTACGTTTCAAAATGGAAATCCTAAAAGTTTGAAACAAGCAATGAAGGTTCCCCCAAATCAAACGGGAATCTTTGTGAATCGGATTTATCCTTCTTCGACATTTTCAAAAGTTTTAAAAGAGAAGGATTTTGTAATTGCCTTAGATAATTTAACTATCACAAACGATGGAGAAATTTCTCAGTCCAATAAAAAAGAATTCATCATTGATTGGATCGAAAACAAACAAATGAATTCAAAAGTTGCCGTGAGTTTTTACAGAGCAGGAAAAAAATACGATGCCGAAGTGAATCTTCAAAAAAACTATGCATTGGATTTGTATCGAGATTCAACAGAAGATTATTTTCTGCAGGCTGGATTTGTGTTTCAACCAATCACAAGATCTTTTTTTCATTCTGAAGATGGGGACTTAGATAGCTCTTTAAAATACCATTATAGTTATTTTATTCAAGATTTGTTATATAGATACACTGTCAGAGATATTGTTTTGAGTTATACCTTTAATGATCCTGAAACTTCTAAATATAAAAAGTATAAATACAAAGTAGTTGAATCGATCAATGGTCGAGTTCCAAAAGACTTAAATGAATTTAAAACCATTTGGAAAAATGAAAAAAAAGGATTTATAGTCCTCAGGTTCCGAGGGATGGATTTACCCATTGTGCTTAGGCCGGAGTCTGTTTATCAAATGAACCAACGTGTAAAAAAAAGATATGGTGCAAGTTATGAAGAGTTTTAA
- a CDS encoding PDZ domain-containing protein, with protein sequence MKSFKFIFVIFASFVTLLPLGAEEFEDKRVVESRITFQKTSHQNPWLVGEPFTRKLNLIYVGKGLFFGVTLPKQNPVFAEFESFDYSVPKLAIKSYDEETGFILLETNGISKLPKPVVLDLKSFNKQCPTGKSRYVFLPFSKTPIKVFLFEKKTSEEAEFFFKNQVLCGVTIAEYLIPTEYVETFYRTNGKPFPHPGLVFDVNLTPSEREYYSQNMNNPLLVTEVVPGVGPTYNLFPGDLITEINSTSLTKIDDWDRADKVYDLILRKPNGTLRELGEPVQLKIRRNFQNQSVGYDLRAYDSNDFLIPEEAKKRTPLYLIVGGFFFTELTNAYLKEFGSEYRVKSEKKLVYLSDYYQKKVHPVREKIVILSRVFPLEGNLGYQEFQDLVLEKVNGIRVTSLSQLKSLLQSEDATYFAFELSGGKIAFFTRKEILDLQQELQSTYKLGRSYNLED encoded by the coding sequence ATGAAGAGTTTTAAATTTATTTTTGTAATTTTCGCAAGTTTTGTCACCTTATTACCGCTTGGTGCAGAAGAATTTGAAGACAAACGAGTTGTTGAATCAAGAATTACCTTCCAAAAGACAAGTCATCAAAACCCTTGGCTTGTTGGGGAACCATTTACAAGAAAATTAAATTTGATTTATGTTGGGAAAGGTCTTTTTTTTGGAGTCACTTTACCCAAACAAAATCCCGTATTTGCAGAATTTGAATCTTTTGATTATTCTGTGCCAAAACTAGCAATTAAATCTTATGATGAAGAAACAGGATTTATACTTTTAGAAACCAATGGAATCTCAAAACTTCCAAAACCAGTTGTTTTAGATCTCAAATCTTTTAATAAACAATGTCCAACGGGTAAGTCTCGTTATGTATTTTTACCTTTTTCAAAAACTCCGATCAAAGTATTTTTGTTTGAGAAAAAAACATCGGAAGAAGCAGAATTTTTCTTCAAAAATCAAGTGTTATGTGGTGTAACAATAGCAGAGTATTTAATTCCAACTGAGTATGTGGAAACTTTCTATAGAACCAATGGGAAACCGTTTCCACATCCAGGTTTGGTTTTTGATGTTAACCTAACTCCATCAGAACGTGAATATTACTCACAAAATATGAACAATCCACTTTTAGTAACAGAAGTGGTTCCAGGTGTTGGTCCAACATACAATTTGTTTCCAGGGGATTTAATCACAGAAATCAATTCAACGTCTCTTACCAAAATTGATGATTGGGATCGGGCAGACAAAGTTTATGATTTAATTTTACGAAAACCAAATGGCACTTTGCGTGAATTAGGTGAGCCTGTGCAATTAAAAATACGCAGGAATTTCCAAAACCAATCAGTTGGTTATGATTTGAGAGCCTATGATTCTAATGATTTTTTGATTCCCGAAGAAGCTAAAAAAAGAACACCATTATATTTGATCGTTGGTGGGTTTTTCTTTACTGAACTTACAAATGCGTATTTAAAAGAGTTTGGTTCTGAATATCGTGTTAAGTCGGAAAAAAAACTAGTATATCTTTCCGATTACTACCAAAAGAAAGTTCACCCTGTTCGTGAAAAGATCGTGATTTTAAGTCGTGTTTTTCCCCTAGAAGGGAACCTAGGATATCAGGAATTTCAAGATTTGGTTTTAGAAAAGGTAAACGGAATTCGGGTCACTTCACTCAGCCAATTAAAAAGTCTTTTACAGTCAGAAGATGCCACCTACTTTGCGTTTGAGCTTTCTGGCGGAAAAATTGCATTTTTCACTCGTAAAGAGATTTTGGACCTCCAACAAGAGTTACAATCCACTTATAAATTGGGACGTTCTTACAACTTAGAAGATTAA
- a CDS encoding ATP-binding protein, with protein sequence MKILFVDDEDTIRELFWEYFKDEFDVTMASDGLEALAITNQNTFDLIISDISLPKLNGIQFIQKLRADGNQTPFLVITGDSDIQIAIDVFRMGAVDFFLKPFRMEALRSRIKKFENADIDLTLLFNSGEIIQFSSDCKIKLRPQIKKLNSYIAFIVKQILNSPLATHEDLISIKIVLYELLANAIEHGVAGVSYAEKQECLEANEDYFKLVDSRCVENNSSVFVEISMDDVGVTIVIRDEGNGFAVNQIPNPILNPAANLVSGRGIFLAKMNIDSIVYNEKGNEVRFFKTWYKLMQTN encoded by the coding sequence ATGAAAATCCTTTTTGTTGATGACGAAGATACAATCCGGGAATTGTTCTGGGAATATTTTAAGGACGAATTTGACGTCACGATGGCCTCGGATGGACTTGAGGCATTGGCGATCACCAACCAAAATACTTTTGATCTTATTATCTCTGACATCAGCTTACCGAAATTAAATGGAATTCAATTCATTCAAAAGTTAAGAGCTGATGGAAACCAAACACCTTTTTTAGTAATTACAGGCGATAGTGACATCCAAATCGCCATTGATGTTTTTAGGATGGGTGCCGTTGATTTTTTTCTGAAGCCATTTCGAATGGAAGCCCTACGTTCTCGAATTAAAAAATTCGAAAATGCAGATATTGATTTAACCCTTCTTTTTAATAGCGGCGAAATCATACAGTTCAGTTCTGATTGTAAAATCAAACTAAGACCTCAGATTAAAAAATTAAATTCTTACATTGCTTTTATAGTAAAACAAATTTTAAATTCTCCACTCGCTACACACGAAGATTTGATATCAATTAAAATTGTATTGTATGAATTACTAGCGAATGCCATTGAACATGGTGTTGCAGGTGTGAGTTATGCTGAAAAACAAGAATGTTTGGAAGCCAATGAGGATTATTTTAAGTTAGTGGATTCTCGTTGTGTAGAAAATAATTCTTCCGTTTTTGTGGAAATATCGATGGATGACGTAGGTGTAACAATTGTAATTCGAGACGAAGGAAATGGATTTGCAGTTAACCAGATTCCCAATCCAATTCTCAACCCAGCTGCTAACCTTGTCAGTGGACGAGGTATCTTTCTTGCTAAGATGAATATTGATTCTATTGTTTATAATGAAAAAGGCAATGAAGTTCGATTTTTCAAAACTTGGTATAAACTCATGCAAACAAATTAG
- a CDS encoding LIC11113 family protein → MIKQSYIYFGLILLFFVSGVSFADRTKTNLTLQSLAEEVSAWKERKPSPVIRKQIQSKQKFLLDDGNCRLEPASRISSVTYFRFSCQKVEEPMLIQFQSNQKKKLDPGTFRLRAVQRIGNKQYLEIETGLVAGETKPLARLNTDDTDLDYPSKKQGPVGTEGKLSVPSYQPIQNPNLFYFKSISQNPKRRKEVPSNIEVFFDSTCPLEYIEKDESFYWDQTVSYVFRITCIRDSAYSLIRVPSSSSGNLISSNTIWKDPKPGDRVLGSAVLKKITETQTFWEKVVLYYE, encoded by the coding sequence ATGATTAAGCAGTCATACATATACTTCGGATTAATTTTGTTATTTTTTGTCTCAGGAGTCAGTTTTGCGGACCGCACAAAGACTAACTTAACGCTCCAATCGCTGGCAGAGGAAGTGAGCGCTTGGAAAGAGAGAAAACCATCTCCAGTGATCCGAAAACAAATCCAATCCAAACAAAAATTTCTCTTGGATGATGGAAATTGCCGATTAGAACCAGCATCCCGAATTTCTTCGGTCACATACTTTCGTTTCAGTTGTCAGAAAGTAGAGGAACCAATGTTGATTCAATTTCAATCCAATCAGAAAAAAAAATTGGATCCTGGTACGTTTCGATTAAGGGCTGTTCAGCGAATTGGAAATAAACAATATTTAGAAATTGAAACAGGCCTAGTTGCCGGAGAAACAAAACCACTGGCACGATTGAATACGGATGATACCGATCTAGATTATCCTTCTAAAAAACAAGGACCTGTGGGTACCGAAGGAAAACTATCAGTTCCATCGTACCAACCAATCCAAAATCCAAATTTATTTTATTTTAAATCCATCTCCCAAAATCCCAAAAGAAGAAAAGAAGTTCCATCGAACATTGAAGTTTTTTTTGATTCTACCTGTCCTTTAGAATACATAGAAAAAGATGAAAGTTTTTATTGGGACCAAACGGTTTCTTATGTGTTTCGAATTACATGCATTCGTGATTCCGCTTATAGTTTGATACGCGTGCCATCCTCCTCTTCTGGGAATTTAATTTCATCAAATACGATTTGGAAAGATCCGAAACCTGGTGATCGAGTTTTGGGAAGTGCTGTCTTAAAAAAAATCACAGAAACTCAAACCTTTTGGGAGAAAGTCGTTTTGTATTATGAATAA
- a CDS encoding lysophospholipid acyltransferase family protein, with amino-acid sequence MDSNQNAADILESLFVIPREVPKTVLRNLLELIYDVKVTGYENIPESGGALIVSNHTDYLDIAVQGAFADRKIVYLGKYELFHPQEEIMAIINHKNSPFHYPPLSLTKPVIEVLVNSLGSVVKKNLINWGSMPIIRNAAKESEMDKRAAMEYYEKLENYMVDLMKEGELLSIYPEGSRSETGELQSFRAMAAKLAIRAGVPVIPSGIVGATNMSKPKAFLTGDAFKTKIRYVIGKPILPSEFPTGPEKKAAKELTEILENRVRELMKQAESVL; translated from the coding sequence ATGGATTCAAACCAAAACGCTGCAGATATATTAGAAAGTCTCTTTGTGATCCCCCGGGAAGTTCCCAAAACCGTCCTCCGTAACCTTTTGGAGCTAATTTATGACGTAAAAGTGACTGGATACGAAAATATTCCAGAATCCGGTGGAGCTCTCATTGTCTCAAACCATACTGATTATTTGGACATTGCGGTCCAAGGTGCCTTTGCCGACCGAAAAATCGTTTACTTAGGCAAATATGAGCTCTTCCACCCGCAAGAAGAGATTATGGCCATCATCAATCATAAAAACTCTCCATTTCATTATCCACCCTTAAGCCTAACCAAACCAGTCATTGAAGTTTTGGTGAATTCTCTCGGGAGTGTGGTGAAAAAAAACCTGATCAATTGGGGGAGTATGCCCATCATCCGCAATGCCGCCAAGGAATCCGAAATGGATAAACGAGCAGCGATGGAATACTATGAAAAATTAGAGAATTACATGGTTGATCTCATGAAAGAGGGAGAACTTCTTTCCATTTACCCAGAAGGTTCAAGGTCGGAAACGGGGGAACTCCAATCCTTTCGGGCTATGGCGGCTAAACTGGCGATTCGGGCAGGAGTTCCAGTCATTCCTTCTGGAATTGTTGGTGCTACCAATATGTCCAAACCTAAGGCCTTTCTTACCGGAGATGCATTTAAAACCAAAATTCGTTACGTGATTGGCAAACCCATCCTTCCTTCTGAATTTCCTACGGGTCCGGAGAAAAAAGCGGCCAAAGAACTGACAGAAATTCTGGAAAACCGAGTGCGGGAGCTAATGAAACAGGCGGAATCCGTACTTTAG
- a CDS encoding oligosaccharide flippase family protein, producing MQKIKKIFQILKVELMKEGVLKNSFFVSSSKAVSAITNLVFMIYSVNLLSKAENGKLQYFLGFLPVVLAVAEFGLPNALIKYISPMAERKENPGAILNASLRIKFYSFLFLSLVCFVAYIAGDENYFVLLLLLFGGIIISFISYFESLFVSYRKYKSLSLWNPLPNIVRLLLLLYFSESSVHPLTYMDILAIFCIAPIFVLFLFFFFFGKEEISFTAEREEIKISEKKLLLFNLWAFAASICAILSDRLEIFFLNQFHPPEIVADYGTALQLFSGFIIILATFNSIIYPKLARLAETEEFPNVLKKSVFLGGMIAIALSPGILLAEPILTLLFGTKYTNSISVFKILYPNFLLQLVFAPLGTALFALGLPRLLAGLALLRLIFGAIFDYWIIPDWGANGAAISLFLGQIVSWLLLTGYFMAYFRK from the coding sequence ATGCAAAAAATTAAAAAGATATTTCAAATTTTAAAAGTAGAACTAATGAAAGAAGGTGTTCTAAAAAACTCTTTCTTTGTTAGTAGCTCCAAAGCTGTTTCCGCCATCACTAATTTGGTGTTTATGATTTATTCCGTCAACTTACTCAGCAAAGCGGAAAACGGAAAACTCCAATACTTTTTAGGTTTTTTGCCTGTGGTTTTAGCTGTTGCGGAATTCGGCCTACCTAATGCCCTAATCAAATACATTTCTCCGATGGCAGAACGTAAGGAAAACCCTGGTGCCATTTTAAACGCATCCCTTCGCATTAAATTTTATTCTTTTTTGTTTTTGTCTTTGGTTTGTTTTGTCGCTTATATCGCAGGTGATGAAAACTATTTTGTATTATTACTTTTATTATTCGGCGGAATCATCATTTCGTTTATTTCTTACTTCGAAAGCTTATTTGTTTCCTATCGCAAATACAAATCATTATCACTTTGGAACCCACTTCCAAACATAGTCCGACTTTTATTATTACTCTATTTCTCAGAATCAAGTGTTCATCCATTAACTTATATGGACATACTTGCTATTTTTTGTATTGCTCCCATTTTTGTTTTATTTTTATTCTTTTTCTTTTTTGGGAAGGAAGAAATTTCTTTTACCGCAGAGCGAGAAGAAATCAAAATCAGCGAAAAAAAACTTTTGCTTTTTAATCTTTGGGCCTTTGCTGCCTCCATATGCGCCATCCTTTCTGATCGATTGGAAATTTTCTTTTTAAACCAATTCCACCCTCCAGAAATTGTAGCAGACTACGGAACCGCCTTACAATTGTTTAGCGGCTTCATCATTATCCTTGCGACCTTTAATTCAATCATTTATCCAAAATTAGCAAGACTCGCAGAAACAGAAGAATTTCCGAATGTACTTAAAAAATCAGTTTTTTTAGGTGGGATGATTGCCATAGCCTTATCTCCAGGGATATTACTGGCAGAACCCATATTAACATTGTTATTTGGAACAAAGTATACAAATTCAATTTCAGTTTTTAAAATTTTATATCCAAACTTTTTGTTACAGTTAGTATTTGCCCCGCTAGGAACGGCACTCTTTGCCTTAGGATTACCAAGACTTCTTGCAGGACTTGCTTTACTAAGGTTGATATTTGGTGCTATATTTGACTATTGGATCATTCCCGATTGGGGTGCGAATGGTGCTGCCATATCCCTTTTTCTTGGTCAGATTGTTTCCTGGTTACTGCTAACAGGTTATTTTATGGCTTACTTTCGGAAGTAA